ATAAAAAATGGTCAAGGATTCGTCGTAGTTTATTCATTAACGAATCATCAAACGTTTCAAGATATCAAGCCAATGAAGGAATTGATAACGCGTGTAAAAGGATCTGAACGCGTGCCTATCCTGTTGGTGGGCAACAAGGCCGACTTGGAGCACCAGCGCGAAGTGTCGAACGCCGAGGGCTCGGCGCTCGCGCAGATGTGGGGCTGCCCCTTTGTGGAGGCGTCCGCCAAGAGTCGCACCAACGTCAACGAGATGTTCGCCGAAATCGTGCGTGAAATGAACGTTAGCcctgaaaaagaaaagaaaacttattGTTGTTGTACAGTGCTTTAATATTTAGAGTGTAATGTGGCATTTATTTCTCGTAAGACTGCAAAAGCGAGGCAGGATCGTGCCTGCCTCCGCTCGATGGCCGATCGTCTCCAGTGGGGAGCTCGGCGACGTCGCGCCGGCCCCGGCCGCTGGGGCTCCGGCGGTCGCGATGCGCGTCATATCACATTGTTAATATCGTTGATACATACCATTGTCCAATCAAGGTGctttacttatattttcatACTTTATTACTGGTAGATACTCCCGCAATAATGGTTATAATATGAACAAATATCCTTATTGGAGCATAAATAGCTActcaaatgcaaaaaaacaagcTTGATTTTGTTCATCATATTAGGCAAACAGATGCAATAGCCATGTCTAAAGCAGAAACATGTATTGTAAAGTAATATTAGTCAACTTTGTATATAATTTCATGAGATTAATGATGTTGAAGGGCAAGGAcaatttagaaaattaaaaagccATCCAATATGCAATAAACTAATGATTGTGTAGAGTGGTGTGCGAGGATGAGTAAGAACTTACACCTAAGTGATGTcgcagaatatattttattgtgtaaattatgtttatatgaAAAATCAGTAATCAAGGAAAGCAGTATGTTTTGTCAGTTGCGTGATTGTGTTTTAAAGTCTACCAGGATTTGTGATAATACATAtaacaaaatacctataataaaagttttaagtggGAGATTGAAAAGTGAAGTTTTATTCTTCAGTAAATAAGGTAACCAATCCATTTTGATATTACACAATTTACATGatatattttagtacaaacagtGAAATAACACTTGTATTTACATTCTAGATTGAGGCaaatggaaacaaaaaaatagtaaaaatcatGCAATTCTATTATAATCAAACTGTTCTTTCATTGTGGTGAAACTAAATGTTGTGTTGGTAGCAGTTGTTTTGTATACTAGGcataatatttatagttattatatACCAATACATTTGTGATATTCAATAGAAAGCGAATAAATTACATTTGCATTTCATTCAAGTAATTTTCTGTAAAATCCAAAAAAGACATTGCTTATCCTTCTTGAATGCAATTACTTTTTGCTTTCATGCAATACCTAGTTCAACAGTTATTGGCAACTAATTGCCCAGAGCATACCAAGTGGTCAGTCATCTGCGCAGATCATATCAACTACAACATTCATTGAATTCAAAATGCTACTTGTGTAACTTTTGCTGCTTAATGCTTAAAACATAAAGTAACAAGTGTATTTTGGGAGATAATACTTGGAAAACGAATTTATTATGGTTTCTTGTGGCAGTGAGGCACAAAGTAATAGTTAGTCGAGCCCTGTTTACTTTTCTAGAACAAATTTAAATTTGTGAAGTGGTGTGTACAAGCTGAAATATGTGCACTACACCAGCCAGTAATTGCATTAATTTGTTGGAATATTGTTGCGTTAAATCGCGATGATTCCTTGTGGCAATCGCCAAGTGGCACGGGTAAACGACTGGGCTGTTGGCGCGTGCTGCTAAACGGTCAGCAACTGTTGGACCGTGACGTACGGTGAGCGCAACCATCCTCGTTTCTGCAATATTCATCTACTTAGTTATTTTGCCATAACTGTTACACATAATTTAATTGCCTTCTCTATGTTTACTTAAGTCAacttcagtatttatttttagctgatCATGTACCTACTCCAATTTAAATGAACATGAATAGGTCCCCTACCACTATATCTCGAAAACCT
The window above is part of the Helicoverpa armigera isolate CAAS_96S chromosome 3, ASM3070526v1, whole genome shotgun sequence genome. Proteins encoded here:
- the Rap2l gene encoding ras-related protein Rap-2c; protein product: MREFKVVVLGSGGVGKSALTVQFVSGCFMEKYDPTIEDFYRKEIEVDNSPCVLEILDTAGTEQFASMRDLYIKNGQGFVVVYSLTNHQTFQDIKPMKELITRVKGSERVPILLVGNKADLEHQREVSNAEGSALAQMWGCPFVEASAKSRTNVNEMFAEIVREMNVSPEKEKKTYCCCTVL